The segment actgccctgcagccctgatccagctctggggcagcagcaccagagggacctggagctgttggagtgaggccagaggaggccatggggatgctgcgagggctggagcagctatgctctagagccaggctgagagagctgggctggggcagcctggacaagagaaggggagacctgagagcagctccagtgcctaaaggggctgcagggaacctggagaggggcttgggacaagggcctgtagggacaggccaaggggaatggcttgaacctgcccaagagaggggagactgagctgagctcttaggcagaagctgttccctgggagggtgctgaggcgctggcacagggtgcccagagaagctgtggctgccccatccctggcagtgctcaaggccaggttggacacaggggcttggagcagctgctccagtggaaggggtccctgcccatggcaggggttggggctggaggagctttaaggtcccttcagccaAAACCAGTCTGTGGGTCTGTGATGGTCTCTGCACTTTTCCTCAGGTCCCATCTCAGATGTCCTGTTTTTTCCCAGGCCACCTGGTTGAATCCCCCCCTGACCCTATCCAGAAGGGCTGGTAAAACTCCTTGAAACCCCTTTGATGTTCTACCTGAATGGGATGGCGCTACCCTCGTGCTGCCCACcatgggatggatggaagggAAGATGCTGTGACCTCTTGGGTCACACTTGGAAGCACTTTGTGCTCTTGAGTTTTCCTATAAGAGTCACCCCTTGGGTGTCTCAGTGCTCTGGAGCCTGCGTGCCGGGGGCTCCGGGCCAGTTCCTGAACCAGGACAGCCGCTTCCAGCACCGTGCTTCTCCCTGGGGCcctcctgcccccagccccacagtgcTGTGACCCTGTTTGGATCATAGGAGGGATCATTTCCCAACCTGTGAATGTTTCTCATCAGGCTCCATCCCCAGGGCAAAACTGGCAGCACTGTTCCGGgctcttctccttccttgtgcagcttctgctgtgcctctccctgccccagtgaggctttttttccttggggAAGTACTTGCACATGGAGAGTAAGTACCATTTGTGACTTCCTGATACTCCACACAAATGGAAAGCTCCATGCGTTGTGGTCCATTAACCCCTCTCACCCCCATCATGCACAGAGCAGTGATCAAAGTCAGGAGGTATGATTTGATTTGAAGAAGGACACAATAGCGTGGGTTTGGTTCAAAGGGATGGGTTTCGGTTCTGGATGCTATGGGAACTATGCTATATGGGAACAATGATCCGTGGTTTTTGGggttgcaaaagaaaagaaatcttgaAATGCTTCAGTGAAGCAGTTGAAAGGATTCAGGCAGGATCCGTGATTCCCAGCTTGAGCATGGGAATTAATGCTGTGAGCTTGTGGTGAGGGAGGTGCTAGTATCAGAGGTAGgaaattgctgctgctttgttgaATTGAACCTTTCATTCTCCTCAttaattccctttttcttttttttcctccttcagcatGAAAGACTTTCCAGGTGAGAATTCATTgattttttagtattttgtaTTGAATATTCATGAACAGCATGTTTTGGGGTGGTCTGGGGGATTCCCTGTGCTTCAGATCAGCAGCGTAAGCTGAAGCTGGTACTGGCTATTTGCTCTTTACCTTGGCTCAACTGTTGGGCCAGGTTGCTTCTGTCCCTTGCTCCCCAAATTGTTTAACAGCTACTCTGCAGAGAAGAAACCATCTGTGCCCTATCAGAAATGGAGCCCATTCCCACCATGAAGATGCGAGGTCCATGGGAAATTGTGGATGCACCCACagaagctgcggctgccccatccctggcagtgctcaaggccaggttggacacaggggcttggagcagctgctccagcggaaggtgtctctgcccatggcaggggttggagctggaggagctttaagctcccttccaacccaaaccatcccatgtCTCTATGAAATCACTGCCCTTCGGAGGTTTGGGCTGATACCCACTGGATTTGCCCCAGTTCCTGAAgcagtggtggctgtgctgcagggtgaAGGGTGCTCCATTGGGTCTGCCCTAACCTCAAGTCCCAACCAGCAGGGCTCACATTGGCTGTCCCATAGTAAAGCAGCTCCATGGTGCTACCTCTTCCTCATGTTTCAGGTTGGAAGCAGCTACAAACCCAAGCAGCAGCGAGTCCTACAGCGACCGTGCCTCCAGCCGCTCCAGCGCCTATAGCCGGAGGGAGAACCGGTTGGCTgccctcagcagcagagcagaagaggaGAGTAACAGGGACTACAAAAGAGTAGGATGTTTTACCTGTATTCTTGTCTCTGCTGCCTGTTGCTTGCAGAAATGTGCACTGGGAGGCTTTGGAAAGATAAAGTTTATTCTCACTGTCTGTTACCATTGCTTTTGGAAGTCACACCAGCCTTCTTCAAATGCATCCGCCCTTCAGGGAGGTTGAAAATGAACACAGGATGCGAGGACATCATGGAAGTCGGATGTCTGAGGAGCAGGGGATTGAGGCTGGGGAAATGCTGGGAGGGATTTGAAAGGAGTAAGGAGAGATCCTGGTGAGCACAGCAGCGTGATTTACACGTGCACATCCCCACAATTACTTGCTGCTGTAGCATCCCAGAGTTATTTTTTCTATAACCTCTGAACCTTTCAACACAATCCTTGAAAGGGATGTGCCCTGCCACCCACAGCCTCAGGGCAGGGAATACGCCAGGAGTAAATGGATGAAGATgaccaggctgcccagagaagctgtgactgccccatccctggcagtgttcaaggccaggttggacacaggggcttggagcaagctgctccagtggaaggtgtccctacccatagcagggggttgggagtggatgagctttaagctcctttccaacccaaaccagcctgggatgctgtgattcattctgtgtttctctgaCCTGAATTATGAAATGACTGATGCTGAAAAGCTTCCCCCATAGGCAGCACTCCCTCTTCTGCATGAGCATGCCTGGTCAGGAGAGGCAGGCAGGATGCCTCGTTTGGGAAGCACAGCAGAACCATAGGTGCACATACATCCAGCATAGACAACTTTGGGCTTTATTATGCTTGGCTGTTTCCCTAAATGAAAACCATCCCTTTTCTTTGCCTCTCGGCTGCTTTTAAGCACCCTGCAAGATGAAACAGCTGTTTTCTTGGTTCGCATGGATTGTGAAAACACGAGTGAAGAATCCAGAGCAGTTCTGTTTGTCCTTTGATTCCCCTGGCATGGGGAGCAAAGCAAACCCAGCTGCTGGCTCTACTCGgagctgccccagagctggctCTGTGCTAACTGAAATCTCTTCTTTCCTATCTCATATCTCAGTTATATGAAAGCGCCCTGTCCGAAAATCAAAAGCTGAAGTCGAAACTGCAGGAAGCCCAGCTTGAGTTGGCCGACATCAAATCCAAGTTGGAGAAAGCAACCCAGGTAAGGCCAAAATGGGCTCCTGGGCTGGAGGAACTGAGCCCCAGCCCATAACAAGCCAACACTTGCTCCAGTGTGAGACAGGATTTAGATCTTGGGAGGGAAGATGCTACAGAGGAGGCTTACTGTTCACAGAAATCAGTGTGAGGGGTTCTCTGAACACTGCTTCTTCTGCAGGGTTATGCCTGGGCCTTTGTGCAGCATCCTGTGGTGCTTTAATAGCTTcctgtttttaatttcctagcagaaacaggagaaaacttCGGATCGGTCCAGCatgctggagatggagaaaAGGGTACgtgcctttgctttcttctgcatcACAGCCTTTGCCTCATGTTGCTCTGCAGAGAATCGTAATTTCTTGCAGGGAAGTGTGACTTAAAAGATAAGTTCTAGTTTTGCCTTGTGGAGCAGTGCACAGTGCTGACTGTGTTCTGACCTTCTCAGGGTCTGagacttttctgctttcattggaAATCAGCTTagttctgatttctttcttctattACAGGAAGCTGCAGACCAACAGATCATACTCTATCGTGCTAAGAGGCTGTTGGTCCAGTGTGCTTTACGTTATTCTTGCTCCTTGTAAATGA is part of the Melopsittacus undulatus isolate bMelUnd1 chromosome 16, bMelUnd1.mat.Z, whole genome shotgun sequence genome and harbors:
- the PPP1R12B gene encoding protein phosphatase 1 regulatory subunit 12B isoform X5, with protein sequence MSSLYTRSKEYTRSRKAQSDSPPSSPSPIAKTLKHERLSRLEAATNPSSSESYSDRASSRSSAYSRRENRLAALSSRAEEESNRDYKRLYESALSENQKLKSKLQEAQLELADIKSKLEKATQQKQEKTSDRSSMLEMEKREKRALERKLSEMEEEMKILTELKSDNQRLKDENGALIRVISKLSK